A window of Trichosurus vulpecula isolate mTriVul1 chromosome X unlocalized genomic scaffold, mTriVul1.pri SUPER_X_unloc_2, whole genome shotgun sequence contains these coding sequences:
- the LOC118833143 gene encoding 40S ribosomal protein SA-like, translated as MSGALDVLQMKEEDVLKFLAAGTHLGGTNLDFQMEQYIYKRKSDGIYIINLKRTWEKLLLAARAIVAIENPADVSVISSRNTGQRAVLKFAAATGATPIAGRFTSGTFTNQIQAAFREPRLLVVTDPRADHQPLTEASYVNLPTIALCNTDSPLRYVDIAIPCNNKGAHSVGLMWWMLAREVLRMRGTISREHPWEVMPDLYFYRDPEEIEKEEQAAAEKAMTKEEFQGEWTAPAPEFTATQPEVADWSEGVQVPSVPIQQFPTEDWSAQPATEDWSAAPTAQATEWVGTTEWS; from the coding sequence ATGTCCGGAGCCCTGGATGTCTTgcagatgaaggaggaggatgtCCTCAAATTTCTTGCTGCAGGAACCCATTTGGGTGGCACCAATTTGGACTTCCAGATGGAACAGTATATCTACAAAAGGAAGAGTGACGGTATCTACATCATTAACTTGAAGAGAACTTGGGAAAAGCTTTTGCTGGCAGCTCGTGCTATTGTTGCCATTGAAAACCCAGCCGATGTTAGTGTCATCTCCTCCAGGAACACTGGCCAGCGAGCTGTTCTGAAATTTGCTGCTGCCACTGGCGCTACACCTATTGCTGGACGTTTCACATCGGGCACCTTCACTAACCAGATTCAGGCAGCTTTCAGGGAGCCTCGCCTCTTGGTGGTCACTGATCCTCGGGCAGATCACCAGCCTCTGACTGAAGCATCGTATGTTAACCTCCCAACCATTGCACTGTGCAACACAGACTCTCCACTTCGCTATGTGGATATTGCCATTCCATGTAACAACAAGGGGGCTCACTCAGTGGGTCTGATGTGGTGGATGCTGGCCCGTGAAGTCCTGCGTATGCGTGGTACCATCTCTCGTGAACACCCGTGGGAGGTTATGCCTGATCTTTACTTCTACAGGGATCCAGAGGAGATTGAAAAGGAAGAGCAGGCCGCAGCTGAGAAGGCAATGACAAAGGAAGAGTTTCAGGGTGAATGGACCGCACCTGCCCCAGAATTCACTGCTACTCAGCCGGAGGTGGCAGATTGGTCTGAGGGAGTACAGGTGCCATCTGTGCCCATTCAGCAGTTCCCCACCGAAGATTGGAGTGCTCAGCCGGCTACTGAGGACTGGTCTGCGGCTCCTACTGCTCAGGCCACTGAATGGGTAGGAACTACAGAGTGGTCTTAA